In Arachis stenosperma cultivar V10309 chromosome 1, arast.V10309.gnm1.PFL2, whole genome shotgun sequence, one DNA window encodes the following:
- the LOC130978091 gene encoding uncharacterized protein LOC130978091: MSHDGNDGYEYAASIVVIVRRPWSALHCSALVVRLLYSASYWWCVASVAFPRRGLLRRYSRRHTSPHLALLPEVDLPKSHIFFQLTISSFSWQILPILNPVHNDRPRFISAGRIIFNEQEELSQQHINGNNFTDRPRFSNSSFREDPSSGSTLNTSANPWDRPIGSANKLVSSGQEGLTYNDNSGHGFLTDIFAENAIVDDTNLHPLEFLASLFPGFAAESLVIVTLVSIQTLLQVCSFRTSCY, translated from the exons ATGAGTCATGACGGAAACGATGGATATGAGTATGCTG CGTCCATCGTCGTCATCGTCCGTCGTCCTTGGTCTGCGTTGCACTGCTCTGCGCTGGTCGTGCGTCTGCTCTACTCTGCTTCCTACTGGTGGTGTGTCGCTTCCGTCGCGTTCCCTCGCCGTGGATTGCTACGCCGCTACTCGCGTCGCCACACCTCGCCGCACCTCGCCTTGCTACCTGAAGTCGATCTGCCAAAATCCCATATTTTTTTCCAATTAACAATTTCTTCGTTTTCATGGCAGATCCTTCCCATCTTAAACCCAG TTCATAATGACAGACCAAGGTTTATCTCAGCAGGAAGAATTATATTCAATGAGCAGGAAGAATTATCTCAGCAGCACATTAATGGCAATAACTTTACTGATAGACCAAGGTTTTCCAATTCTAGCTTTCGGGAGGATCCATCTTCAGGAAGCACTTTGAACACTTCAGCGAATCCTTGGGATAGGCCAATTGGGAGTGCCAACAAGCTTGTTAGCAGTGGTCAAGAGGGGCTTACTTATAATGACAACTCAGGACATGGATTCTTAACTGACATCTTTGCTGAGAATGCAATCGTGGATGATACTAATTTGCACCCTTTGGAGTTCTTAGCTTCTCTGTTCCCTGGTTTTGCTGCAGAAAGCCTTGTGATAGTGACATTGGTTTCAATTCAGACATTGCTTCAAGTCTGCTCTTTTAGAACCAGTTGTTATTAA